One stretch of Priestia megaterium DNA includes these proteins:
- a CDS encoding OsmC family protein — translation MEFNMKKEAGFTTNLPYGELHIAGDEEYGFRPYQLMVSSIAVCSGGVLRKILEKKRIAFSDLRIQADVTRNDEKAGRIEKIHLHYIITGEDLPLDKIEKSVELARKNCSMLQSVVDSIEVTETFEIK, via the coding sequence ATGGAATTCAACATGAAAAAAGAGGCGGGGTTTACAACAAATCTTCCTTATGGAGAGCTACATATCGCCGGAGATGAAGAGTATGGCTTTCGTCCGTATCAGCTAATGGTATCGTCAATTGCTGTTTGCAGCGGAGGCGTGTTAAGAAAGATTCTAGAGAAAAAAAGAATCGCTTTTTCCGATTTACGCATCCAAGCTGATGTGACACGAAATGATGAAAAAGCGGGGCGAATCGAAAAAATTCATTTGCACTATATCATCACAGGAGAAGACCTGCCATTAGACAAAATTGAAAAATCAGTTGAGCTAGCACGAAAAAATTGTTCGATGCTACAGTCGGTTGTGGACAGTATTGAAGTGACAGAAACTTTCGAAATTAAATGA
- a CDS encoding pyridoxamine 5'-phosphate oxidase family protein, with protein MSNNDVKNQILSVLDDYTIGTLATIQDGKPYSRFMMFFHEDLVLYTATNKDTHKVEELEKNPYVHILLGYDGQGWSDPYVEVEAKVNVETNEELKKKFWNEKLKEWIKSPDDPHYLLLQLTPERMRYFDKAGSKPKEI; from the coding sequence ATGAGCAATAATGATGTAAAAAATCAAATTTTATCCGTACTGGATGACTATACAATTGGAACGTTAGCTACAATTCAAGATGGAAAACCTTATTCACGCTTTATGATGTTTTTTCATGAAGATCTTGTGCTCTACACCGCCACCAATAAAGATACCCATAAAGTCGAAGAACTAGAAAAAAACCCTTACGTTCATATTTTGTTAGGCTATGATGGGCAAGGTTGGAGTGATCCGTATGTAGAGGTAGAAGCCAAAGTAAATGTAGAAACAAATGAAGAGTTAAAAAAGAAATTTTGGAATGAAAAGTTAAAAGAGTGGATTAAAAGTCCAGATGACCCACATTATTTGCTTCTTCAGCTGACTCCTGAACGCATGCGCTATTTTGATAAAGCCGGAAGCAAACCAAAGGAAATATGA
- the cax gene encoding calcium/proton exchanger, with product MINRIFLIAVILGVPLSVIGHMMHWSDVLMFIIYCLTIIALAAFMGRATESLAVVAGPRIGGLLNATFGNAVELIISIFALKEGLTAVVLASLTGSVLGNLLLVGGLSFFIGGLKFKRQEFNVYDARHNSGLLIFAVIVAFVIPEVFASEMDEAKTMSLSVGISIILIILYLAALFFKLVTHRGVYQHKSEEVEEHEEPEWSMWKAIAVLFLSTLAVAYVSESLVSTIEIVSESFGWSELFIGVIIVAIVGNAAEHASAIIMAVKNRMGVAVEIAVGSTLQVAMFVAPILVLVSLLFENQMSLVFTWPELIAMVTAVFLTIAISNDGDTNWFEGATLLGAYIIMGIGFYLI from the coding sequence ATGATCAATCGGATTTTTCTTATAGCGGTTATTCTTGGGGTGCCGCTATCTGTTATTGGGCACATGATGCACTGGTCAGATGTTCTTATGTTTATTATTTACTGTTTAACAATCATTGCCCTCGCAGCTTTTATGGGGAGAGCAACAGAGAGCTTAGCTGTTGTAGCTGGTCCTCGAATAGGCGGTCTATTAAATGCTACGTTTGGTAACGCTGTAGAATTAATTATTTCTATTTTTGCTCTAAAAGAAGGCCTTACAGCTGTGGTGCTTGCATCGTTAACCGGTTCTGTATTAGGAAATCTTCTTCTTGTAGGCGGTCTTTCATTCTTCATCGGGGGATTAAAATTTAAGCGTCAAGAATTTAATGTCTATGATGCAAGACATAATTCTGGATTATTGATCTTTGCCGTTATCGTTGCGTTTGTTATTCCTGAAGTGTTTGCTAGCGAAATGGACGAAGCGAAGACCATGTCCCTGAGTGTTGGAATCTCCATTATTCTCATCATCTTGTACTTGGCGGCGTTATTTTTTAAGCTGGTAACGCATCGAGGCGTATATCAGCATAAAAGTGAAGAAGTGGAAGAACATGAGGAGCCAGAGTGGTCAATGTGGAAAGCGATTGCTGTTCTCTTTTTGTCTACGTTAGCTGTAGCTTACGTATCCGAAAGCTTGGTTAGCACAATCGAAATTGTATCGGAAAGCTTTGGCTGGAGTGAGCTGTTCATCGGGGTCATCATTGTAGCGATTGTTGGGAACGCGGCAGAGCATGCTTCCGCTATTATTATGGCCGTTAAAAATCGCATGGGTGTAGCTGTTGAAATTGCTGTTGGATCAACTTTACAAGTAGCGATGTTTGTAGCACCGATATTAGTGTTAGTTTCTCTATTGTTCGAAAACCAAATGTCTCTTGTCTTTACTTGGCCCGAGTTGATCGCGATGGTAACGGCCGTATTTTTAACTATTGCTATTTCTAATGACGGAGATACAAACTGGTTCGAAGGTGCAACTCTTTTAGGTGCTTATATTATTATGGGAATTGGTTTTTATCTTATTTAA